The Kitasatospora paranensis genome has a window encoding:
- a CDS encoding carboxymuconolactone decarboxylase family protein, translated as MTTNDTAYVPAPVQRISLPEQAGDFYRRMVDLDRAARAGIDPLLAELVRIHASAINGCAFCLDMHTTDARKLGEQEHRLHTLPAWREAPWYTARERAALALTEAVTLVTDGHVPDAVYDEAAKQFEQQELAQLIALIIAINSWNRIAIASRMSPAPKQA; from the coding sequence ATGACGACGAACGACACCGCCTACGTCCCCGCCCCCGTCCAGCGCATCTCGCTCCCCGAGCAGGCCGGCGACTTCTACCGCCGGATGGTCGACCTGGACCGCGCCGCGCGGGCCGGGATCGACCCGCTGCTGGCCGAACTCGTCCGCATCCACGCCTCGGCGATCAACGGCTGCGCCTTCTGCCTGGACATGCACACCACCGACGCCCGCAAGCTCGGTGAGCAGGAGCACCGGCTGCACACCCTGCCCGCGTGGCGCGAGGCGCCCTGGTACACCGCCCGCGAGCGGGCCGCGCTCGCCCTGACCGAGGCGGTCACCCTGGTCACCGACGGCCATGTGCCGGACGCCGTGTACGACGAGGCGGCCAAGCAGTTCGAGCAGCAGGAGCTGGCGCAGCTGATCGCGCTGATCATCGCGATCAACTCCTGGAACCGGATCGCCATCGCCTCCCGGATGAGCCCCGCGCCGAAGCAGGCCTGA
- a CDS encoding isocitrate lyase/phosphoenolpyruvate mutase family protein, whose protein sequence is MTTQQDKAALLHDLHRRGEPLVLANVWDALGARLVAAAGAPAIATASASASWSLGVPDHEGLDLADAVALIGRVARTVDLPVTADIESGYGTTAAEVGATVAAVLAAGAVGVNLEDGTRDAAEHAERIAAARAAADAAGVPLYVNARTDGFLLGLGEPEGRLEEAVRRAEEYLAAGASGIFVPGVRDPGTIAALAAAIPAPLNVLAGPGAPSVAELAALGVARISLGPAPALAAYGVLRDGAAELYRTGRYDGLATPFGYADANGLMQ, encoded by the coding sequence ATGACGACGCAGCAGGACAAGGCCGCACTCCTCCACGACCTCCACCGCCGCGGCGAGCCGCTGGTGCTCGCCAACGTCTGGGACGCCCTCGGCGCCCGGCTGGTCGCCGCCGCCGGGGCCCCGGCGATCGCCACCGCCAGCGCCAGCGCCTCCTGGTCGCTCGGCGTACCCGACCACGAGGGCCTCGACCTGGCCGACGCGGTCGCGCTGATCGGCCGGGTGGCGCGGACGGTGGACCTGCCGGTCACCGCCGACATCGAGAGCGGCTACGGCACGACCGCGGCCGAGGTCGGCGCGACGGTCGCGGCCGTGCTCGCCGCCGGCGCGGTCGGCGTCAACCTGGAGGACGGCACCCGCGACGCGGCCGAGCACGCCGAGCGGATCGCCGCCGCCCGCGCGGCCGCCGACGCGGCCGGCGTGCCGCTGTACGTCAACGCCCGGACCGACGGCTTCCTGCTTGGCCTGGGCGAGCCGGAGGGGCGTCTGGAGGAGGCCGTCCGGCGGGCCGAGGAGTACCTGGCGGCGGGTGCGAGCGGGATCTTCGTGCCCGGTGTCCGCGACCCGGGGACGATCGCCGCGCTGGCCGCTGCGATCCCGGCGCCGCTGAACGTGCTCGCCGGCCCGGGCGCGCCGTCCGTCGCCGAACTGGCCGCTCTCGGCGTGGCCCGGATCAGCCTCGGACCGGCCCCGGCGCTCGCCGCCTACGGCGTGCTGCGGGACGGCGCGGCCGAGCTGTACCGGACCGGCCGGTACGACGGCCTGGCGACCCCGTTCGGCTATGCGGACGCGAACGGGCTGATGCAGTAG
- a CDS encoding ABC transporter ATP-binding protein, producing MQELSALDRFRLGTALALLGEPRLVCADDVGERLAEDDRHAAWAMLRDVADTGVTVLATTTGGPGTGQADLTLHLDAASAEETAPAEETVDARV from the coding sequence GTGCAGGAGCTCTCCGCACTCGACCGCTTCCGGCTCGGCACCGCCCTCGCCCTGCTCGGCGAACCCCGGCTGGTCTGCGCGGACGACGTCGGCGAACGCCTCGCCGAGGACGACCGGCACGCCGCCTGGGCGATGCTGCGCGACGTCGCCGACACCGGCGTCACCGTGCTCGCCACCACCACCGGCGGACCGGGCACCGGGCAAGCCGACCTGACCCTGCACCTGGACGCCGCCTCTGCCGAGGAGACCGCCCCCGCCGAGGAGACCGTCGATGCGCGCGTTTAG
- a CDS encoding YhgE/Pip domain-containing protein, with translation MRAFSLARFEIGRFSRSRLPRAAMVALLLLPLLYGALYLWSFWDPYGRLDRLPVALVNEDRAVTVQGSRVDAGHDLAEKLRQSHTFGWQPTTAADAAKGLASGRYYLTLTIPADFSRDIAGSDADHPAPGTLQVRTNDSNNYIVGSISRTVFSEVRAAASAKASAAFYDRIFVGFADLHDRTAQAAQGAAQLDAGADRARTGSAALADGSRKAQDAAGRLADGTAAAKSGADRLDGGTADAAAGAARLADGLDTAKQGSGDLGAGLALIDDNMAKLSAGARQVADGTRQLTDQVDPLAQDLSPLLHRYADQIQAAARLTADAAHQVSLGLKDLPARSAQNVADARSLAAQLDQAYARQCPGGAPGPGTTAAQCALDARLADLGHRLVTVAERVDAVVQQAVPALDGWAADAATVEKLARELAVNGLADDFDAKVAAIHRLDDGAHQVADGAARLKQGTADALTGVRTLDSGLGRLDDGARTLSGGLYRLSSGMRSLDDATGRIADGNSRLADGIGDLTDGAEQLDGGLGQLADGSHRLATGLHDGVGRIPDYTDGQRAARAGAMSDPVALARQELHKAPNYGTGFAPYFIPLALWVGAMVTYMLLRPLAPRALAANAPAWRAALAGWLPAAAIGLAQAAALLAVLHWGLGLHTARTAGVIGYLALAVLCFTAVMQWLNARFGPAGRLLALALLMLQLTSAGGTYPVESSPGFFNAIHPYLPMTYVVAGLRRLISGGDLGVVWTGCAVLAAFWAGALALTALCARGRQMWTMTRLHPELSL, from the coding sequence ATGCGCGCGTTTAGCCTGGCCCGGTTCGAGATCGGCCGCTTCTCCCGCAGCCGCCTGCCGCGAGCCGCCATGGTCGCCCTGCTCCTGCTCCCGCTGCTCTACGGGGCGCTCTACCTCTGGTCCTTCTGGGACCCGTACGGCCGGCTCGACCGGCTGCCGGTCGCACTGGTGAACGAGGACCGCGCGGTCACCGTGCAGGGCAGCCGCGTCGACGCCGGGCACGACCTCGCGGAGAAGCTCCGGCAGAGCCACACCTTCGGCTGGCAGCCGACCACCGCCGCCGACGCCGCCAAGGGCCTCGCCTCCGGCCGCTACTACCTCACCCTCACCATCCCCGCCGACTTCAGCCGCGACATCGCCGGCAGCGACGCGGACCACCCGGCGCCCGGCACCCTCCAGGTGCGCACCAACGACTCCAACAACTACATCGTCGGCTCGATCTCCCGGACGGTCTTCAGCGAGGTCAGGGCCGCCGCCTCGGCCAAGGCCTCCGCCGCCTTCTACGACCGGATCTTCGTCGGCTTCGCGGACCTGCACGACCGCACCGCCCAGGCCGCCCAGGGCGCCGCGCAGCTCGACGCCGGCGCCGACCGGGCCCGCACCGGCTCCGCCGCGCTCGCCGACGGCAGCCGCAAGGCCCAGGACGCCGCCGGCCGGCTCGCCGACGGCACCGCGGCCGCCAAGTCCGGCGCCGACCGGCTCGACGGCGGCACCGCCGACGCCGCCGCGGGCGCCGCCCGGCTCGCCGACGGGCTCGACACGGCCAAGCAGGGCAGCGGCGACCTCGGCGCCGGACTCGCCCTGATCGACGACAACATGGCCAAGCTGTCCGCGGGCGCCCGCCAGGTCGCCGACGGCACCCGGCAGCTCACCGACCAGGTCGATCCGCTCGCCCAGGACCTCTCCCCGCTCCTGCACCGGTACGCCGACCAGATCCAGGCCGCCGCCAGGCTCACCGCCGACGCCGCCCACCAGGTCTCGCTCGGCCTGAAGGACCTGCCCGCCCGCTCCGCGCAGAACGTGGCCGACGCCCGCTCGCTCGCCGCCCAGCTCGACCAGGCGTACGCCCGGCAGTGCCCCGGCGGCGCACCCGGCCCGGGCACCACCGCAGCCCAGTGCGCCCTGGACGCCCGCCTCGCCGACCTCGGGCACCGCCTGGTCACCGTTGCCGAGCGGGTCGACGCCGTCGTCCAGCAGGCCGTGCCCGCCCTCGACGGCTGGGCCGCCGACGCCGCCACCGTGGAGAAGCTCGCCCGCGAGCTCGCCGTCAACGGCCTCGCCGACGACTTCGACGCCAAGGTCGCCGCGATCCACCGGCTGGACGACGGCGCCCACCAGGTCGCCGACGGCGCCGCCCGGCTCAAGCAGGGCACCGCCGACGCGCTCACCGGCGTCCGCACCCTCGACAGCGGCCTCGGCCGGCTCGACGACGGCGCCCGCACCCTGTCCGGCGGGCTCTACCGGCTCTCCAGCGGCATGCGGTCCCTCGACGACGCCACCGGCCGCATCGCGGACGGGAACAGCCGGCTCGCCGACGGGATCGGCGACCTCACCGACGGCGCCGAACAGCTCGACGGCGGCCTGGGACAGCTCGCCGACGGCAGCCACCGGCTCGCCACCGGGCTGCACGACGGCGTCGGCCGGATCCCCGACTACACCGACGGCCAGCGTGCCGCCCGTGCCGGCGCCATGAGCGACCCGGTCGCCCTCGCCCGGCAGGAGCTCCACAAGGCCCCCAACTACGGCACCGGCTTCGCCCCGTACTTCATCCCGCTGGCCCTCTGGGTCGGGGCGATGGTCACCTACATGCTGCTGCGGCCGCTCGCTCCGCGGGCACTGGCCGCCAACGCGCCCGCCTGGCGGGCCGCGCTCGCCGGCTGGCTGCCCGCCGCCGCGATCGGGCTCGCCCAGGCCGCCGCGCTGCTCGCCGTCCTGCACTGGGGGCTCGGCCTGCACACCGCGCGCACCGCCGGCGTGATCGGCTACCTCGCGCTCGCCGTGCTCTGCTTCACCGCGGTGATGCAGTGGCTGAACGCCCGCTTCGGCCCGGCCGGCCGGCTGCTCGCGCTGGCCCTGCTGATGCTCCAGCTCACCTCGGCCGGCGGCACCTACCCGGTGGAGTCCAGCCCCGGATTCTTCAACGCCATCCACCCCTACCTGCCGATGACGTACGTCGTCGCGGGCCTGCGCCGGCTGATCAGCGGCGGCGACCTCGGCGTGGTCTGGACGGGCTGCGCCGTGCTGGCCGCCTTCTGGGCCGGCGCCCTGGCGCTGACCGCGCTGTGCGCCCGCGGCCGGCAGATGTGGACGATGACGAGGCTGCACCCGGAGCTGTCGCTCTGA
- a CDS encoding TetR/AcrR family transcriptional regulator — protein MSTRRDATRQKLYEAAVTLIAEQGFSATTVDEIAERAQVAKGTVYYNFASKTELFEGLLKHGTGLLTDSLRQAAEGRPPIEGVDAMIRAGLVFIAAYPSFAQLFVAETWRTNRTWHDSLRMMRDGAVAVVAGVLDEAVREGQLSADLDTQLTSSALFGMVLVVALDWLAFQPERSLDDVHAALVRLVHGRITPG, from the coding sequence ATGAGCACTCGCCGCGACGCGACCCGGCAGAAGCTGTACGAGGCCGCCGTCACCCTCATCGCCGAGCAGGGGTTCTCGGCCACCACCGTGGACGAGATCGCCGAGCGCGCCCAGGTCGCCAAGGGCACCGTCTACTACAACTTCGCCAGCAAGACCGAGCTGTTCGAGGGGCTGCTGAAGCACGGCACCGGGCTGCTCACCGACTCGCTGCGGCAGGCCGCCGAGGGCCGCCCGCCGATCGAGGGCGTGGACGCCATGATCCGGGCGGGCCTGGTCTTCATCGCCGCCTACCCGTCCTTCGCGCAGCTGTTCGTCGCGGAGACCTGGCGCACCAACCGGACGTGGCACGACTCGCTGCGGATGATGCGCGACGGCGCCGTCGCGGTGGTCGCCGGCGTGCTCGACGAGGCCGTCCGCGAGGGGCAGCTCTCCGCCGACCTCGACACCCAGCTGACCAGCTCGGCCCTGTTCGGGATGGTGCTCGTGGTGGCCCTCGACTGGCTGGCCTTCCAGCCCGAACGCAGCCTGGACGACGTGCACGCCGCGCTGGTGCGGCTGGTGCACGGCCGGATCACCCCGGGCTGA
- a CDS encoding cytochrome P450 family protein — MFPRTNWPGARHPGRGPWSSCRCSTAPSPRPAPPHPKGRHGHRRPSRPLGLDPFGRDQHGENARLRAAGPAVPVELPGGVVVWAITHHDTLQRLLADPRVGKNAQLWTTFREGRLPEGWPLLNFVTVPGMVTADGADHRRLRGLVSQAFTPRRIAELAPAIEARSERLLDEVAKLSGDFDLREHFAYPLPMQVIGELLGLERAQQDELHELSDTLVSSSATPQAAIAAQQGLFGLLGAVVAAKRERPGDDLTTDLIAAREEGDRLTEQELVGTLLLMLVAGHETTLNLITNAVRALLAHPDQLRLVLAGEVPWSAVVEETLRHDSPVGQFPLRYAIEDIPVGDVVIPRGDALLASYAAVGRDEAHYPDADRFDVTRQPVKHLSLGHGPHFCLGAGLARLEAETALRGLFGRFPTLALADGPAPEPIASFVSNSVRTLPVRIG; from the coding sequence CTGTTCCCTCGAACGAACTGGCCTGGCGCCCGTCACCCTGGTCGCGGGCCCTGGTCGAGCTGCCGGTGCTCTACAGCGCCTTCTCCCCGCCCCGCCCCGCCGCACCCGAAAGGCCGACATGGACACCGCCGACCGTCCCGCCCCCTCGGACTCGACCCCTTCGGACGCGATCAGCACGGCGAGAACGCCCGGCTCCGCGCGGCCGGGCCTGCGGTCCCTGTGGAGCTCCCTGGCGGGGTGGTGGTCTGGGCGATAACCCACCACGACACCCTCCAGCGGCTGCTCGCCGACCCGCGGGTCGGCAAGAACGCCCAGCTCTGGACGACGTTCCGGGAGGGCCGGCTGCCCGAGGGCTGGCCGCTGCTGAACTTCGTGACCGTGCCGGGCATGGTGACCGCCGACGGCGCCGACCACCGGCGGCTGCGCGGCCTGGTCAGCCAGGCGTTCACGCCCCGCCGGATCGCCGAGCTGGCGCCCGCCATCGAGGCCCGCTCCGAGCGCCTGCTCGACGAAGTGGCGAAGCTCTCCGGCGACTTCGACCTGCGGGAGCACTTCGCGTACCCGCTGCCGATGCAGGTGATCGGTGAACTCCTCGGCCTGGAGCGCGCGCAGCAGGACGAGCTGCACGAGCTGTCCGACACCCTGGTGAGCAGCTCCGCGACGCCGCAGGCCGCGATCGCCGCCCAGCAGGGCCTGTTCGGGCTGCTCGGCGCGGTGGTGGCCGCCAAGCGGGAGCGACCGGGCGACGACCTGACCACCGACCTGATCGCGGCCCGCGAGGAGGGCGACCGGCTCACCGAGCAGGAGCTCGTCGGCACCCTGCTGCTGATGCTGGTCGCCGGGCACGAGACCACGCTCAACCTGATCACCAACGCGGTGCGGGCCCTGCTCGCCCACCCGGACCAGCTGCGCCTGGTGCTGGCCGGCGAGGTGCCGTGGTCGGCGGTGGTCGAGGAGACGCTGCGCCACGACTCGCCGGTCGGCCAGTTCCCGCTGCGGTACGCGATCGAGGACATCCCGGTCGGCGACGTGGTGATCCCGCGCGGCGACGCGCTGCTCGCCTCGTACGCGGCGGTCGGCCGGGACGAGGCGCACTACCCGGACGCGGACCGCTTCGACGTCACCCGGCAGCCGGTGAAGCACCTGTCGCTCGGGCACGGGCCGCACTTCTGCCTCGGCGCGGGGCTGGCCCGGCTGGAGGCGGAGACGGCGCTGCGCGGCCTGTTCGGCCGCTTCCCGACGCTGGCGCTCGCGGACGGCCCGGCGCCGGAACCGATCGCGTCCTTCGTCAGCAACAGTGTGCGGACCCTGCCGGTGCGGATCGGCTGA
- a CDS encoding GTP-binding protein, with protein MASANSVEPVYLPATVQGAVKILVTGPFGVGKTTLVGSLSEITPLRTEEAMTVAGAGIDDLTGRPDKTTTTVALDFGRITISPQLALYLFGTPGQQRFWPLWEDLSRGALGALAMVDGRRIEESFEVLGRLEEQNIPFAVVVNLFPDTPDHPEDELRAALDLLPEVPILRCDARDRRAAYDVLIDFVAHLHASSVLELQT; from the coding sequence TTGGCCTCCGCCAACTCCGTTGAGCCCGTCTACCTGCCCGCGACGGTGCAGGGAGCCGTCAAGATCCTGGTCACCGGGCCGTTCGGGGTCGGCAAGACCACGCTGGTCGGCTCGCTCAGCGAGATCACCCCGCTGCGCACCGAGGAGGCCATGACGGTCGCCGGGGCCGGGATCGACGACCTCACCGGCCGGCCCGACAAGACCACCACCACGGTCGCCCTGGACTTCGGCCGGATCACGATCAGCCCGCAACTCGCCCTCTACCTGTTCGGCACGCCCGGCCAGCAGCGGTTCTGGCCGCTCTGGGAGGACCTCTCGCGCGGCGCGCTCGGCGCGCTGGCGATGGTCGACGGCCGCCGGATCGAGGAGAGCTTCGAGGTGCTGGGCCGGCTGGAGGAGCAGAACATCCCGTTCGCGGTGGTGGTCAACCTCTTCCCCGACACCCCGGACCACCCCGAGGACGAGCTGCGCGCCGCCCTCGACCTGCTGCCCGAGGTGCCGATCCTGCGCTGCGACGCCCGTGACCGGCGGGCCGCCTACGACGTGCTGATCGACTTCGTCGCCCACCTGCACGCCTCCTCCGTCCTGGAGCTCCAGACATGA
- a CDS encoding DUF742 domain-containing protein, translating into MSGPVRPYVITGGRSRPSRNVLALESLVSTVPGADTTGAELNREHQRILALCGRLLSIAEIAAHLHLPLSVVKVLVGDLWDMGAVQVLPPATAVHRSPGSPQADRLPTTLLEEVLVGLRQLR; encoded by the coding sequence ATGAGCGGCCCCGTCCGGCCGTACGTGATCACCGGCGGCCGGAGCCGGCCGAGCCGGAACGTGCTCGCGCTGGAGAGCCTGGTCTCCACCGTGCCCGGGGCCGACACCACGGGGGCCGAGCTCAACCGGGAGCACCAGCGGATCCTCGCGCTCTGCGGGCGGCTCCTGTCGATCGCCGAGATCGCCGCCCACCTGCACCTGCCGCTCAGCGTGGTGAAGGTGCTGGTCGGCGACCTCTGGGACATGGGCGCCGTCCAGGTCCTGCCCCCGGCGACCGCCGTCCACCGGTCGCCGGGCTCACCGCAGGCCGACCGCCTGCCCACCACGCTCCTCGAGGAGGTGCTCGTTGGCCTCCGCCAACTCCGTTGA
- a CDS encoding roadblock/LC7 domain-containing protein, producing the protein MTQWYAVAAAVLAVLSLTAAARYRAVTVTLRRRLAEQQRELDGLRTVLDAELARRGAETAAVQQEQELTAATQRAFLSVARRILVMAHDQQAGLDEMERTHDDPALLDGLLKADHAAAQQARLAQTLAVLCGARAGRHWPEPVALEDVVRGAQSRILPFQRVVVRSRLETAVVAAAAEALIHAVAELLDNATRYSPPSTQVFVTLIPVHNGAVIEIDDAGVGMPEQAVEKAATALAGGSGLEVSRLGEVPQLGLAAVGRLAEQYGFRVTLSSAPSPYGGVRVVVLLPNALLTEPLPTSAGGQPADGAVPATAARRTAPPAGARAAAARGAEDGGAPTGGLPRRTNRRRSSPMEDDEARPRPAAAPEPAAPRSAREAQAFMALFQAGTADGRSASGTHRLPDLPAEPVPGPATLPASPNSPSAPETSMTTNPDLGWLLTDILTVPEVQHAVVVSNDGLEIGRSSRIDRDDAERLAAACSGLQSLARGVAQGFGGRTSTTRQIVVEYGGGYLFIVAAGAGAHLAVVTGEAVDAGLVAYQMQVLVERIGTHLTSPPRVEQAAGDAR; encoded by the coding sequence ATGACTCAGTGGTACGCGGTGGCAGCCGCCGTCCTCGCCGTCCTCTCCCTGACGGCGGCCGCGAGATACCGCGCCGTCACCGTCACCCTGCGCCGGCGGCTCGCCGAGCAGCAACGCGAACTCGACGGCCTGCGCACCGTACTCGACGCCGAACTCGCCCGCCGCGGCGCCGAGACCGCCGCCGTCCAGCAGGAGCAGGAGCTCACCGCCGCCACCCAGCGGGCCTTCCTCAGCGTGGCCCGCCGCATCCTCGTGATGGCCCACGACCAGCAGGCCGGGCTCGACGAGATGGAACGCACCCACGACGACCCCGCCCTGCTCGACGGGCTGCTCAAGGCCGACCACGCCGCCGCCCAGCAGGCCAGGCTCGCCCAGACCCTCGCGGTGCTCTGCGGCGCCCGCGCCGGCCGGCACTGGCCGGAACCGGTCGCGCTCGAGGACGTGGTACGCGGCGCGCAGTCCCGGATCCTGCCGTTCCAGCGGGTGGTGGTGCGCAGCCGGCTGGAGACCGCCGTGGTCGCCGCCGCCGCCGAGGCGCTGATCCACGCCGTCGCCGAGCTGCTGGACAACGCCACCCGCTACTCGCCGCCCAGCACCCAGGTGTTCGTCACCCTGATCCCCGTCCACAACGGCGCCGTCATCGAGATCGACGACGCCGGGGTCGGGATGCCCGAGCAGGCCGTCGAGAAGGCCGCCACCGCACTGGCCGGCGGCAGCGGGCTGGAGGTCTCCCGGCTCGGCGAGGTGCCCCAGCTCGGCCTCGCCGCGGTCGGCCGGCTCGCCGAGCAGTACGGGTTCCGGGTCACGCTCAGCTCCGCGCCTTCCCCGTACGGCGGTGTCCGGGTGGTCGTCCTGCTGCCGAACGCCCTGCTCACCGAGCCGCTGCCGACCTCCGCCGGGGGCCAGCCCGCCGACGGGGCCGTGCCGGCAACCGCCGCCCGGCGCACCGCGCCGCCCGCCGGGGCGCGCGCGGCCGCCGCCCGCGGGGCCGAGGACGGCGGGGCACCGACCGGCGGACTGCCGCGGCGCACCAACCGCCGCCGCAGCTCCCCCATGGAGGACGACGAGGCCCGCCCGCGGCCGGCCGCCGCGCCGGAGCCCGCCGCGCCGCGCTCGGCCCGGGAGGCCCAGGCCTTCATGGCGCTCTTCCAGGCCGGGACGGCCGACGGCCGCTCGGCCAGCGGCACCCACCGGCTGCCCGACCTCCCGGCCGAACCCGTCCCGGGGCCGGCCACGCTTCCCGCCTCCCCCAACAGCCCCAGCGCTCCGGAGACCTCAATGACCACCAATCCTGATCTCGGCTGGCTTCTCACGGACATCCTGACCGTTCCCGAGGTCCAGCACGCCGTCGTGGTGTCCAACGACGGGCTGGAGATCGGCCGCAGCTCCCGGATCGACCGGGACGACGCCGAGCGGCTGGCCGCTGCCTGCTCCGGCCTGCAGTCGCTGGCCCGCGGCGTGGCCCAGGGCTTCGGCGGCCGGACGAGCACGACCCGCCAGATCGTGGTCGAGTACGGCGGGGGCTACCTGTTCATCGTGGCCGCCGGTGCGGGCGCGCACCTGGCCGTGGTCACCGGCGAGGCCGTCGACGCCGGGCTGGTCGCGTACCAGATGCAGGTGCTGGTCGAGCGGATCGGCACCCACCTGACGAGTCCGCCCCGGGTGGAGCAGGCGGCCGGGGACGCGCGATGA
- a CDS encoding PaaI family thioesterase: protein MDTLTDRLRANLAGQRLLATLGVEIVELARGRVVLDLPVRPEVTQQNGFVHAGAISTLADAAAGAAALSLMPAGKDVLSVEFKLNLLSPGVGDRLRATGTVVRSGRTITVVGAEVRSVTGGVPGKEVALMQGTMIAVDRTA from the coding sequence ATGGACACCCTCACCGACCGTCTCCGCGCCAACCTCGCGGGGCAGCGCCTGCTGGCCACCCTCGGGGTGGAGATCGTCGAGCTGGCCCGCGGCCGGGTGGTGCTCGACCTGCCCGTCCGGCCCGAGGTGACCCAGCAGAACGGGTTCGTCCACGCCGGCGCGATCAGCACCCTCGCGGATGCCGCGGCCGGCGCCGCCGCGCTCTCCCTGATGCCCGCCGGCAAGGACGTGCTGAGCGTGGAGTTCAAGCTCAACCTGCTGAGCCCCGGGGTGGGCGACCGGCTGCGCGCCACCGGCACCGTCGTCCGCAGTGGACGGACCATCACCGTCGTCGGCGCCGAGGTGCGGTCGGTCACCGGCGGGGTGCCCGGCAAGGAGGTCGCCCTGATGCAGGGCACGATGATCGCCGTCGACCGGACGGCGTAG
- a CDS encoding 4-oxalocrotonate tautomerase family protein, whose translation MPFINVKQLAGRTEEQRAEIARELTAAYARVTGVDPGVIWVAIDEVPLENWSLAGETYAAKRDRAAAAERAEQDAG comes from the coding sequence ATGCCCTTCATCAACGTCAAGCAGCTCGCCGGCCGCACGGAGGAGCAGCGGGCCGAGATCGCCCGTGAGCTGACCGCCGCGTACGCCCGGGTCACCGGGGTGGACCCGGGCGTGATCTGGGTGGCCATCGACGAGGTCCCGCTGGAGAACTGGTCGCTCGCCGGTGAGACCTATGCGGCGAAGCGGGACCGGGCGGCGGCCGCCGAGCGGGCGGAGCAGGACGCCGGCTGA
- a CDS encoding YiaA/YiaB family inner membrane protein, which translates to MSAPMQPRTTAAYHLQAVLSFALATAALAIGIAYLPVDAWMRAFLAVGLLYVITSAFTLAKVVRDRQDAGALTSRVDQARLEKLLAEHDPFKVDGL; encoded by the coding sequence ATGAGCGCACCGATGCAGCCCCGCACCACGGCCGCGTACCACCTGCAGGCCGTTCTGTCGTTCGCCCTCGCCACGGCCGCCCTGGCGATCGGGATCGCCTACCTGCCCGTCGACGCGTGGATGCGCGCGTTCCTGGCGGTCGGCCTGCTCTACGTGATCACCTCGGCGTTCACCCTGGCCAAGGTCGTCCGGGACCGCCAGGACGCCGGCGCCCTCACCTCGCGGGTCGACCAGGCCCGCCTGGAGAAGCTGCTCGCCGAGCACGACCCGTTCAAGGTGGACGGGCTCTGA
- a CDS encoding M23 family metallopeptidase: MASTISADPAASTQLLDHPWDQADQARHRVPRQTRTGSPLLGVTATMAATFGAAGLTAAAAGPAAAAEPAVAAPDDSAQSAADPGLALAARIQQQADTRRTAAEETARLAAAQEAEARRAAAAAATAAPAPAAADTRAAAESAPADFAAPLAAFTLGTPYGPGGAYWASLHTGLDFEAPVGTPVTAVASGPVTSAGWAGSYGYRVVQTLPDGTEIWYCHLARLAATSGPATPATVLGAVGATGSVTRPRLHLEVRPGGGAPIDPQSWLRDRGVQV, encoded by the coding sequence GTGGCGTCGACGATCTCGGCGGACCCCGCCGCATCCACCCAGCTCCTCGACCACCCCTGGGACCAGGCCGACCAGGCCCGCCACCGGGTGCCCCGTCAGACCAGGACCGGCAGTCCGCTGCTCGGCGTCACCGCCACCATGGCCGCCACCTTCGGAGCCGCCGGCCTCACCGCGGCCGCCGCCGGGCCGGCCGCGGCCGCGGAACCCGCCGTCGCCGCCCCCGACGACTCCGCGCAGAGCGCCGCCGACCCCGGCCTCGCCCTCGCCGCCCGCATCCAGCAGCAGGCCGACACCCGGCGCACCGCCGCCGAGGAGACCGCCCGGCTCGCCGCCGCCCAGGAGGCCGAGGCCCGCCGTGCCGCGGCCGCGGCGGCCACAGCCGCGCCCGCACCCGCCGCCGCGGACACCCGCGCGGCCGCCGAGAGCGCCCCGGCGGACTTCGCCGCACCGCTCGCGGCCTTCACGCTCGGTACCCCGTACGGTCCCGGCGGCGCGTACTGGGCGAGCCTGCACACCGGCCTCGACTTCGAGGCCCCCGTCGGCACCCCCGTCACCGCGGTCGCCTCCGGCCCCGTCACCTCCGCGGGCTGGGCCGGCTCGTACGGCTACCGGGTGGTGCAGACCCTGCCGGACGGCACCGAGATCTGGTACTGCCACCTGGCCCGGCTCGCCGCCACCTCGGGCCCCGCCACCCCGGCCACCGTCCTCGGCGCGGTCGGCGCGACCGGCAGCGTCACCCGGCCCCGGCTCCACCTGGAGGTCCGCCCCGGCGGCGGCGCCCCGATCGACCCGCAGTCCTGGCTCCGCGACCGGGGCGTCCAGGTCTAG